In Nicotiana tabacum cultivar K326 chromosome 17, ASM71507v2, whole genome shotgun sequence, one DNA window encodes the following:
- the LOC107793557 gene encoding homoarginine-6-hydroxylase 2-ODD-C23, translating into MNCYQWLSILGFVNNWFTLLHPSQMGITMLLDDISPLLDKSDHPNMAQDERAAQVVRELDLACREAGFFYVTGHGIPQIRSIKHEYFHQPYEDKLKIKLSAETGYRGYQRIGENITKGTPDMHEAIDCYREVKHRMYGDLGEVMQGSNIRSSSPPNFKQLVEEYVDHCTVALLYCILF; encoded by the exons AtgaattgttatcagtggttatCCATTTTGGGTTTTGTAAACAATTGGTTTACCTTGCTCCATCCATCTCAGATGGGCATAACAATGTTGTTGGATG ATATAAGTCCTCTTTTGGACAAGTCGGATCATCCAAATATGGCTCAAGATGAACGTGCTGCTCAAGTTGTTAGGGAATTAGATCTGGCTTGTAGAGAAGCTGGATTCTTTTACGTG ACAGGCCATGGTATTCCTCAGATTAGAAGCattaaacatgaatattttcatCAACCTTATGAGGATAAACTCAAGATCAAACTTTCTGCCGAAACTGGATACAG AGGATATCAAAGAATTGGAGAGAATATAACCAAAGGCACACCTGATATGCATGAAGCAATTGAT TGCTATAGAGAAGTTAAACATAGGATGTATGGAGATCTTGGAGAAGTTATGCAAGGATCCAACATACG GTCAAGTAGCCCTCCAAATTTCAAGCAGTTAGTGGAGGAGTATGTTGACCATTGCACAGTTGCCTTGCTCTATTGCATACTCTTTTGA